From one Mytilus edulis chromosome 1, xbMytEdul2.2, whole genome shotgun sequence genomic stretch:
- the LOC139481951 gene encoding tyrosinase-like protein 2, whose product MKHITIILVFGVGCILSLVRGMIDPGDLPDGLKKCFEMKTNNSNVKEVPSEDICITCITDYLWKQGKHVHCFNKTEHDVKWVAELLAELHPASMRTKRSAPRRCRRKEYRMLTDDEREDYHRAVNLMKKDKSIWPNRYDGFVIFHSGMSGKSAHRGPNFYGWHRILLIMYEYSLRKLVPGVCLPYWDSTLDSAMSTMPENSIIWSKHFMGNGDGQVQTGPFRRWMNIDGSPLMRNIGSTGQLLTKRTVLNILSKRYNHQICEPSQNVMHSLEGLHDQVHMWIGGKMFDIATSPMDPIFFMHHAFVDCLWEIFRKQQIGYKIDPSKDYPNTGDLLQHPDRPMDSLPPIPGFGRLRNKDGYLSYWTDKFYFYDPPPTCSFPTLDCGSKWLECDTRRKICVSKSNQAMSFQYPTFNSFNPWNFYLKRGKRDTYKVLLGKLGETESPDQSQMSYEKVKLNVPKEVALGSPIQNAFDIDCVQDIRAWAFMAIKVIHLRPQEVKMSAHIIENGKIQDTDMYNESNYRSLKTHIRPGSPAMYDTCMEDNSGAFRINLVSRGLSYNGWYEDYVMVDNRLPISSHVGYIAFKKPGPNDTEPVTSFISATDTCGRMCKPKCLKKGSGSKPTYVPCDGVIKATAQSPLMYGETYGDAAGDIWDFSDPMVPVSKESGIFMIFYCDYSDTWPWESCNKK is encoded by the exons ATGAAACACATCACCATAATTTTGGTTTTTGGAGTTGGATGTATTCTATCACTAGTTAGAGGTATGATAGATCCCGGAGACTTACCAGATGGTCTGAAAAAATGTTTCGAAATGAAGACTAACAATAGTAACGTCAAAGAGGTTCCGAGTGAAGATATCTGTATAACGTGTATAACAGATTATCTATGGAAACAGGGAAAACACGTTCATTGCTTCAATAAAACAGAACATGATGTAAAATGGGTAGCGGAATTATTGGCAGAACTTCATCCCGCTTCAATGAGAACTAAACGAAGTGCACCGAGACGATGTCGAAGAAAAGAATACAGAATGTTGACAGACGATGAAAGAGAAGATTACCATCGTGCTGTAAATCTAATGAAAAAAGATAAG AGTATATGGCCGAATCGCTACGATGGCTTTGTGATCTTCCACAGCGGAATGTCTGGTAAATCAGCTCACAGGGGACCTAACTTTTATGGATGGCATAGAATTTTATTGATCAT GTACGAATATTCGTTACGAAAACTTGTACCGGGTGTTTGTCTACCATATTGGGACTCTACTTTAGATTCTGCCATGTCAACAATGCCTGAAAATTCTATCATATGGAGCAAGCATTTTATGGGAAATGGAGATGGACAAGTACAAACTGGTCCATTCAGACGTTGGATGAATATAGATGGCAGTCCACTTATGAGAAATATTGGAAGTACTGGTCAATTATTGACAAAACGTACTGTCTTAAATATCCTTTCAAAGCGTTATAATCACCAAATATGTGAGCCTTCGCAGAATGTGATGCATAGTTTGGAAGGGTTACACGATCAGGTTCACATGTGGATCGGTGGTAAAATGTTTGATATCGCAACGTCACCAATGGATCCAATTTTCTTTATGCACCATGCCTTTGTTGACTGTCTGTGGGAAATATTCAGGAAACAACAAATTGGATATAAGATAGATCCCAGTAAGGATTATCCCAATACCGGAGACCTCTTACAACACCCAGATAGACCAATGGACAGTCTTCCACCGATACCAGGATTTGGAAGGCTAAGGAATAAGGATGGTTATCTCTCTTATTGGACggataaattttacttttatgaCCCTCCTCCAACATGCAGTTTCCCAACTTTAGACTGTGGATCAAAGTGGCTAGAATGTGACACAAGAAGGAAAATTTGTGTTTCCAAAAGTAACCAAGCAATGTCTTTTCAATATCCAACTTTTAACTCATTTAATCCCTGGAATTTCTACTTAAAAAGAGGTAAACGAGACACATATAAGGTTTTATTAGGTAAGCTCGGCGAAACTGAATCTCCTGATCAAAGCCAAATGAGTTATGAGAAGGTTAAGCTAAACGTTCCAAAGGAGGTTGCTTTAGGATCACCAATACAAAATGCATTTGACATAGATTGCGTTCAAGATATAAGAGCATGGGCATTTATGGCTATCAAAGTAATCCACTTAAGACCTCAAGAAGTTAAAATGTCAGCGCATATCATTGAAAATGGCAAAATACAAGATACAGACATGTATAACGAGAGTAACTACAGAAGCTTAAAAACACATATAAGACCCGGTTCTCCCGCCATGTATGATACTTGTATGGAAGACAATTCTGGCGCTTTCAGGATCAATCTCGTATCACGTGGACTTAGTTACAATGGTTGGTATGAAGACTATGTTATGGTAGACAATCGCTTACCCATCTCGTCACATGTCGGGTATATTGCATTCAAAAAGCCAGGTCCAAACGATACAGAACCAGTTACATCATTTATTTCAGCAACAGATACATGTGGTCGGATGTGCAAACCCAAGTGTCTGAAAAAGGGATCAGGTTCAAAGCCGACATATGTTCCATGTGATGGAGTAATTAAGGCTACAGCACAATCTCCTTTGATGTATGGAGAGACGTATGGGGATGCTGCAGGTGACATCTGGGACTTCTCTGATCCCATGGTTCCTGTAAGCAAGGAGAGTGGTATCTTTATGATATTCTATTGTGATTATTCGGATACGTGGCCTTGGGAGAGttgcaataaaaaataa